CCTCGACGATATCTCGGATTGTACgacacacttgccatgtcatctggcagcaactccgagagacggtgatgccgcagcccaaggcggacgattgggttcggatcgctgagggcttccaaatttctgcgcagtttccaaactgcatcggggcaatggatggcaagcacatccgtgtgaagaagccgcctcactcagggagccgtttcttcaattataagcaatatttttcggtagtgctgatggctgttgctgacagtcattaccggtttataatggttgatatcggggcctatggaagcactgcggatgctcgcatctttagtgcttctagaatgggtgagcggcttcgtgacaaccagcttgccctgcccgagtccagaagactgcccggatatgcaggtccgccggctccatttgtcatcgtggcggatgaagggtttgcattgactccccatgttatgcggccctttccaaagcgtggtttggatgtcaggaggcgtatattcaactaccggttgactcgtgcccgtcggtatgtggagtgcgcttttggtattctctctagcaagtggagggtgtttttgtcatccatacagatggatccggataatgttaccctggtgattcaagcttgtatTGTTctccacaacttcaccaggattcacgaggcttcctcttctgttgacctgGCAGATCTTCCTACGTCttcagatttgggtttggaaaggaccctgcatagacgacctgggactgctggcattgcagttcgggaactctatgcagactactttttcagCTCAGAGGGGTccgtgccatggcagagggacgctattcgtggcagtatttgaaatcttctgggctctttagtttttttttttttttgtagatagaTTACGTAAAAATATTGtgatagttgagtgtagggactcgcaagataaagaggacccttgacgtgggcttgcgggctgagatttTTTGGACAGATCATATTGAATTCTGCATATAACTATTTGGAAACGATGCTTTGGTCAAATTgattaaaacatctttttttgtgTAGTATATTGTCCGAAAAATCTTCTAATACCTCGACTCCAAAGTTGCCCTAAATAAAGTTTTTGTCAATACAAATAAAGTGTTGTTTTGTGAGCTCCTGTGCGTGTAATTTTACAAAATATTACTTTTGTTCATGGAAACTGTTTGGtgtattgtgcaaaaaaacaaaacagaccaCAATTTTGGGCCACAAACACTGTTTTATCAAAACAAATGGCCTGCACGTTCAAGAACGATATACTAAGTTGCCCAAATTAAGGGCCAAACATTTTACAAACATAAACAAAACTTAAAATCAAACAAATCACATATTCAGCAGGTCCTGCGTGAAGGAACCCACTGGATAGGATGACCGTGGCCTTCCTTGGGCCTGCTGTGGTGGACATGGTGGCAAACTGCCCGGGTAAAGGGGCTGAGCCACACCTTGCCTTTGGCCCTGGGGTAGGCCATACTGGTGGTGTGGGGGGAAAGAAGGTGGCTGGGTGTGTTGTGGAGCAAATTGAAAGGGGTCAGGAGGTGGGGGCTGTGCGGCATCCTCTATTTCCCTCCTCATGTTATTTAATTGCGCTAGAATGTCACCATGATTAGGAAGGGTGAACATTTTGAGGACCACAATCAAAGAAGCCAGGCACTGGTGTTGGTCATTTGGCGAAACAAGCTTCAATAGGGGCCCAAGTCCCCTAAGCATCTTGTCCTCCACACCATCACTCCGCCTCTGAGCAAGAAATTCAATGAGGCGTGCATCAATTGCCGCACGACTCTCTTGCTCAGAGGTGGCAGGAGGGACTTGGCGGCGACGTCTTGGCTGCGGCTGAGGATTCCGCGATGGACTGGCTAGTGGTAGGGGGGCCTGGGCCAGTGTGGAGTCGTCCACGTCCTCCGCCGGCGTAGGTGCTGGACTTGGTTCAGGTGAAAAGACGGCTGGGCTTTCACTCCCACCTGAGTCGGAATCTTCCGTAggatccagactgtccacagttCTGTATTTGAAATAACCAAAAGTAAAAATTAGAGCATTTGCTTTCAACATTTCTAAAGTACATCATTTATATTAGGTGTAACCAGGCGTGTTCTTAAAATAATGTAGAGAGAGTAGCATCATACATCAGATATTTGACTGAACACAATGACCGTCCTCTTTTGGTGGAATAGTGCAGTTCGTTTAAAAAATACCTTGGAAATGCAACGAATGGCCAAGTCTTGTCGTGGGCTAATGTTAATGTCATGGTAAACCATTGTTTGCCGTTTGAGGCTGGCCTGCGCCAGTAGAGGAACAAACATTCAAGGGATAAAACCAGTGTGGATATTTTGGCCAACTCAATAGTCTGTGGCCTGCTTCAACCATCCAAACATACATGTTGTAAGGTTTAACCCTTGGAGCACCTCAGTTTCttctgaatataaaaaaaaactaggcCACACTTGAGCATGGAGAGTAGTAGTTTTAATGCGGCTGGGCAAGcattggtggaacatcttttataCCCATTTTCCATGGATTATGGTATTGACATTTTATATGTGCTAAGTAAGGCATCCCTGTCGTGGTTGGTGCTATTACATTAAACCATTATAGTTGACTGTGCAAATCCCGAATGTGTCCCATTTTTCCAAACTTTCAAAAGGGCATAAATCTGTAGATTACATGGGCCAAATATGGACACCCTATGAAACCCTTTACGAATCATATATTTCCAAACTACCATTAAAAAGTTAGTtggacacacatttctccaaattCGAAAACCAAAACAACAAAAATCCCCTAAAAACATAAATTGGTGTGGGAGCAACAGCCGTCAAACACACTGAACATCTGTCTGCAGAGATAATGCATGCAGTGCACACATGTCATCTCGCATCTCTATTCTAGGTCAGATTGCAAACATCAATGTTCCCGAACCAGCAAAGAATTGATTCATCAGGAACAAAACAGAGAGGGTAGGCGCTGTCTGCGCACGGCACGTGTCGTCTCATCAGACAGCTCTTCAGCGGTGGAGCCTGGTGTGACAAACCAGTGTGGCTCAATCTGTTGCAaaactccaactcccagcatgccccgacagcctttggctgtgtggGCATGCAGGGAGTTTGAGATTTGCAACTGCTGGAGGCACACTAGTTGACAAACAGTCATGTAGACAACCAACACCAGGCATGTACAAACTCTTGCCCACCATCTGATGcccaactacaactccaagcaggaCTGGTTAGCTTACAGCTATTCTGGCATGCTTGGTGTTTAAATTTTAAACGAGCTAGGAGCAGTCAGTTATGACATGCCAGGCCTACTGTAAGTATCTGTCTTCCATTCTCCTACTTCACTCAACCCATTACTTTTGTGTACACTTTCGGGCACCAAGATTTAAATGCAAGTGTATAATTCAAATTTGTGATGCATAtaaaccaaaaaatgaaactTACGTCCTCATATCCATGACCGGTCTTAAGAACTGCAACTGGGCAGTGTAGATGTAGGGGCGCTTCCCTGACGTCCCCTCTCCACTCCGTCCTTTTTTAGTGACCTCCCGCCGGAATTGGTCCCGGCAACTGGCCCAGCGGGTTTTAGTTAgttttactgtaaaaaataaaacataacaaacaattgtgagtCCCAAATTTGCCAAACCAATTCTCCATTAACTttacaaaaatggtaaaaaaataggAACTAagaacaaaatatataaaatggagaGATTCAACAGCACATGGAACAGTGCAGCTGGTGTGTGTATACTAATGAAGAAGAACAAGGTGGAGGAGACTAGTCGTGCAAGCCATTTGGTCCAAACCAATTTGCAATATATGTGAAGGTGACAACTGTAAGATGCTCAATTACAATGGCACATGGCGCAGGCCAAAAAAAGGT
The sequence above is drawn from the Bufo bufo chromosome 11, aBufBuf1.1, whole genome shotgun sequence genome and encodes:
- the LOC120981456 gene encoding uncharacterized protein LOC120981456, with product MPRWNVERLITLVQERPVIWDSRSNDYSDRLKKDAAWEQVARSLRKNEWAKADSRGRADLLKLTKTRWASCRDQFRREVTKKGRSGEGTSGKRPYIYTAQLQFLRPVMDMRTTVDSLDPTEDSDSGGSESPAVFSPEPSPAPTPAEDVDDSTLAQAPLPLASPSRNPQPQPRRRRQVPPATSEQESRAAIDARLIEFLAQRRSDGVEDKMLRGLGPLLKLVSPNDQHQCLASLIVVLKMFTLPNHGDILAQLNNMRREIEDAAQPPPPDPFQFAPQHTQPPSFPPHHQYGLPQGQRQGVAQPLYPGSLPPCPPQQAQGRPRSSYPVGSFTQDLLNM